A region of Ornithodoros turicata isolate Travis chromosome 5, ASM3712646v1, whole genome shotgun sequence DNA encodes the following proteins:
- the LOC135395708 gene encoding uncharacterized protein K02A2.6-like codes for MFVTVLGDDAYVTLRNLLFPATPETKSYDEMKEVLTKHYKPRRSVVAERYAFHKRVQQSEEPVEDFIVELKRLALTCNFGTFLNDALRDQLVSGIRKEAVRCRLLAVEDGKELTWEKACTMASAMEAAEGQSKEMILRPSGKTPQEVDTMWQGQENTKGGNRPRKGMKRGNRLSGRKKDPSSCYRCGFQHSPAKCPHRKAKCFSCSKIGHLASMCRTKCDMKYVESTSLHELELHNVTDQRNEPFMVEINGNNIPMQVDTGSAVSLMSEKEAKRHFGYVQYRQVQTTLRTYNGSTVPVKGCVDVKVMHNGNAYELPLQIAKNRGNSRMPTLLGRDWLRHLRLNWPQIANIHTVNEKGMVESYRDLFTKNMGVIKNFSASIVLKEGARPVFCKARPVPYALRDKVEKELRELEKQGVISPVQQSQWATPLVVVPKNGGNGVRLCGDYRVTVNPAITVAHYPLPLPEDVFASLSGGTHFTVLDLSKAYLQLEVDESSRELLTVNTSLGLIRMNRLPFGIASAPSIFQSVMDQITTGLQGVACYLDDVLIAGRDPHECVEQTEKVLERLRNHGIKVNSDKCQFFRSKVTYLGHEIDKDGLRPTSDKLKAIREAPTPSNVTELKAFLYPCQTCARNRKKRN; via the coding sequence ATGTTCGTAACGGTTTTAGGTGATGACGCGTACGTCACGTTAAGGAATTTGCTATTTCCTGCGACGCCGGAAACCAAGAGCTACGATGAAATGAAAGAAGTGTTGACTAAACACTATAAGCCACGCCGGTCTGTGGTAGCAGAGAGATATGCTTTCCATAAGCGTGTTCAGCAGAGTGAAGAGCCGGTGGAAGACTTCATTGTCGAATTGAAGAGGTTAGCCCTAACATGCAACTTCGGAACATTCCTGAACGACGCTTTGCGAGATCAGCTCGTTAGTGGAATACGGAAAGAGGCCGTACGCTGTCGGCTGCTAGCTGTTGAGGACGGCAAGGAATTGACATGGGAAAAAGCCTGCACCATGGCGTCTGCAATGGAAGCTGCCGAAGGGCAGTCGAAAGAGATGATTCTACGGCCATCCGGCAAGACACCGCAGGAAGTGGACACAATGTGGCAAGGTCAAGAGAACACGAAGGGAGGAAATCGTCCACGGAAAGGAATGAAGCGTGGAAATAGACTCTCTGGTCGGAAAAAAGACCCATCGTCGTGCTACAGATGTGGATTTCAACATTCGCCAGCCAAGTGCCCTCATCGTAAGGCAAAATGCTTCTCCTGTTCTAAGATAGGACATTTGGCGTCAATGTGTAGAACTAAGTGTGACATGAAGTATGTCGAATCGACCAGTTTGCACGAGCTCGAATTGCACAATGTAACTGACCAACGAAATGAGCCATTTATGGTCGAGATAAACGGAAACAATATTCCAATGCAAGTAGACACTGGGTCAGCCGTGTCTTTGATGTCGGAGAAAGAAGCGAAGAGGCATTTTGGTTACGTGCAATACAGGCAAGTGCAAACAACGTTGCGAACCTACAATGGTAGTACCGTACCTGTTAAAGGCTGTGTGGATGTAAAAGTCATGCACAATGGAAATGCCTATGAATTGCCATTGCAGATTGCTAAGAATAGGGGCAACAGTCGCATGCCAACGCTTCTTGGACGTGATTGGTTGAGGCATCTAAGGTTAAACTGGCCCCAGATAGCGAATATTCACACCGTCAATGAAAAGGGGATGGTTGAATCCTACAGGGATCTGTTCACTAAAAACATGGGTGTGATAAAGAATTTCAGCGCATCTATTGTATTGAAGGAAGGAGCACGCCCAGTATTCTGTAAAGCGCGTCCTGTGCCGTATGCTCTGCGTGATAAAGTCGAAAAAGAGCTGCGCGAACTTGAAAAACAGGGTGTCATAAGTCCTGTGCAGCAAAGTCAGTGGGCTACACCGTTGGTTGTAGTGCCAAAGAACGGAGGCAATGGTGTGAGATTATGCGGGGATTATCGTGTGACTGTTAATCCAGCTATCACTGTTGCACATTACCCATTACCGTTACCTGAGGATGTTTTTGCATCGTTGAGTGGTGGAACACATTTTACGGTTCTCGATTTATCTAAGGCGTACTTACAGTTGGAAGTTGATGAATCCAGTCGTGAGCTGTTAACGGTAAACACTAGTCTGGGACTTATTCGCATGAACCGACTACCATTCGGTATTGCAAGCGCGCCGTCCATTTTCCAGTCTGTAATGGACCAAATCACAACAGGCTTACAGGGTGTCGCCTGCTACTTGGACGACGTTTTGATTGCAGGTCGAGATCCTCATGAGTGCGTAGAACAGACAGAAAAAGTCTTGGAAAGGCTCAGAAATCACGGAATCAAGGTTAACAGTGACAAGTGTCAGTTTTTTCGGTCCAAAGTCACATACTTGGGTCATGAAATAGATAAGGATGGCCTTCGTCCCACTTCAGATAAGCTGAAAGCCATCCGGGAAGCTCCCACACCAAGTAATGTGACAGAGTTGAAGGCtttcttatacccctgtcagacttgtgcccgtaaccgaaaaaaaaggaactaa